The DNA sequence TCGGGGAGAGGCGCTGCCTACAATTATCAGACGCTTTGCACCCGCGAAGGCAGCCTCATCGACGAACGGGAGGGAGCACCTTGGCCCGGCGCTTGCCGTCCCAGCCGCCGAACCTCCCCGGTTTCTCCTACGTCCGGGTGCTCGGGTCCGGTGGCTTCGCCGACGTCTTCCTCTACGAGCAGAACATGCCGCGGCGGCAGGTCGCGGTCAAGGTCATGCTCGCGGAGGTCGTGACCAGCCAGGTCAAGCAGATGTTCCAGGCCGAGGCGAACCTCATGGCGCAGCTGAGCACGCACCCGTCGATCCTCACCGTGTACCAGGCGAGCGTGTCGGCCGACGGCCGTCCGTATCTCGTGATGGAGCTGTGCTCGGCGGCGATCGGTCAGCGCTACCGGAGCGACCCGCTCCCGGTACCGGAGGTGCTGAGCATCGGGATCCGCATCGCGAGCGCGGTCGAGACCGCCCACCGCGCGGGCGTCCTCCACCGCGACATCAAGCCGTCCAACATCCTGACCACGGCGTACGGGCATCCGGTGCTGAGCGACTTCGGCATCGCCGCGACGCTCAGCGAGGCCGATGTGACCGAGGCCATCGGCCTCTCGATCCCGTGGTCGGCCCCCGAGGTCGTCCTCGACGAGACGAGCGGCACCATCGCGAGCGAGGTGTGGTCGCTCGGGGCGACCGTCTACTCCCTGCTCGCCGGACGATCCCCGTTCGAGGTGCCCGGCAAGGAGAACACCTCGGCCGAGCTCATCCAGCGGATCACCAAGGGGCGCCCGCTCCCGATCGGGCGGCCGGACGTCCCTCCCCGCCTCGAGCAGGTGCTCCTGCGCGCTCTGTCGCGGAGACCGTCGCAGCGGCAGCGGAGCGCTCTCGAGCTGATCCGCGAACTGCAGGCCGTGGAGGCCGAGCTCGGCCTCCCGCAGACGCCGATCGAGGTGGCGATGGACGACTGGGCGCTCGCCACCGCGGACGACCCGGAGGACCGCACCCGCATCCGGGGTGTGACCGTCGTCGATCCCTCCGCGGCGCGTCGTCGCCGCCGGCGCTCGCCGGCGGCCGCGGCGGCCGCGACGCACGCGC is a window from the Leifsonia sp. AG29 genome containing:
- a CDS encoding serine/threonine-protein kinase, giving the protein MARRLPSQPPNLPGFSYVRVLGSGGFADVFLYEQNMPRRQVAVKVMLAEVVTSQVKQMFQAEANLMAQLSTHPSILTVYQASVSADGRPYLVMELCSAAIGQRYRSDPLPVPEVLSIGIRIASAVETAHRAGVLHRDIKPSNILTTAYGHPVLSDFGIAATLSEADVTEAIGLSIPWSAPEVVLDETSGTIASEVWSLGATVYSLLAGRSPFEVPGKENTSAELIQRITKGRPLPIGRPDVPPRLEQVLLRALSRRPSQRQRSALELIRELQAVEAELGLPQTPIEVAMDDWALATADDPEDRTRIRGVTVVDPSAARRRRRRSPAAAAAATHAPTRTIVRESAGSAGLPAQTGPPARASRALVGALIACAVLVVVLAVTAGVVLVRAGSAGDIPTVRDLSGRLSGTTIVFTWSDPGLQTDDTYQVTVDDQPPSSQHASEFRVDARPGETVCVTVTVNRDGRAGSPSGQKCVQRTGP